GCCGTGGCGGTGGGCGGCGTCCACGATCGGCGCGTTCGGCGCGAGGATCAGCCCCTCGCCCGCCGAGCCGCCCCAGAACACCAGCTCGTCGAGGTACGCCCAGTGGGTGAGCGCGTAAGTGTCGGCGGTGGCGGAGCCCTGCGAGGGGTTGCCCGAGGTGGGCCCGAAGGAGACCAGGGACTGGATGCGGGCCTGCCCGGCGCGGGCGGTGCCGTTGACCGGGGCGGGGGTGAAACGGGGCGCGAGCGGCACGGTGGAGGCGTTGAACGCCAGGTCGGGGTCGTCGTCGGCGCTCCAGTCGCGGAGGCTCCGCCAGGTGATCCCGGCGCCGGGCTCGCCGGAGGGCAGCGAGTCCGGGAACCAGTACGAGGCGAGGGGCGGGGTGGCGGCGGGGAGGGTACCGGAGGCCATGGGGGCGTCGGCGGCTGCCGGGACCGACGGTAGTGGCAGCAGGGCGGTGGTCGCGGTGGCGGCACCGGTGAGCAGGACGGTGCGTCTGGTGGGGGTCACGGGCGGTTCCTCCTCGGGGGTGGGGGAGTACCTCATGGGGCTCTACGGCTGGGGGAGCACCTCGTCGGGCGTGACGACCTCGGTGATGCCGCGCGCGGCGAGATGGTCCGCGTCGTCCGCACGGCTGTCGAGCACGGTGGTCGGGCGGGCGCCGTCGGCGGTCAGCCGGAAGAACGCCTCGAACACGGCACCGCCCGGCGCGCACCGGGAACGGGCGGCGGGATCGGCCGGGACGACCAGGGCCGTGGTGCGCGGCTTCGGGGCGTACGTGTGCTCCCGGACCGCGCGGGCGAACACCTCCGCGCTCGGCTTCGGCCGCCGGTCGTTGGTCAACAGGCCGAGCCCGTACTCGAGTTCGGGGAAGTCGGCGAGGTCCCGGGAGACGTCGTGCGAGCACCACCAGGTGACGCCCCACAGCCCGGGGCAGTCCAGGGCGGCGGCGATCGTCGCCTCCGTGAAGGCCGCCGCGTGCTCGGCGGGGACGAGCGGGGCGGGTGCGCCGACCTCCTGGAGCCACACCGGCCGCCGCACGTCGTCGGCCCACGCCTTGCTCAGCTCGATGAGATAGGCGGCGTGGTGCTCGGTGGGCACCGAGGCGCGGCCGTGGCGCTGGGCGGTGCCGTCGAAGACCCAGGAGTGCACGGCGGTCATGGCGCCGTGCCGGGCCGCCTGGGCGGGGGTGAACGGCATGTCGTCCTGGTACCAGGTGGCGTCGTACTCGGCGTGCAGATGCAGCGCCCCGGGGGCGCCCTCCGCGCAGGCGGCGAGCATGCGCGTCAGCCAGGCGTCGATCTGCTCGGAGGTGGCGCGGTCCGGGTCGGGGTGCGGTCCGGCGGAGAACTGGTTGACCTCGTTGCCCAGCGTCATGCCGAGGAAGCCCGGCCGGCCGGCGAGGGCGGCGGCGAGGGTGCGCAGATAGGCCGCCTGGCCGTCGAGCACCTCGGGGTCGGTGAACAGGTTGCGCCGGTGCCAGGTGCGGGTCCAGGCCGGGAGGTAGTCGAAGCTGCTCAAGTGCCCCTGCAAACCGTCCACGTTGACGTCGAGTCCGCGCTCGGTGGCCGCGTCCACCAGCCGTACCAGGTCCTCGACGGCACGGGGGCGGATCAGGGTGCGGTTGGGCTGGAAGTAGGGCCAGAGCGGGAACACCCGGATGTGGTCGGCGCCGAGCGCCGCGACGGAGTCCAGGTCCGCCCGTACGGAGTCCAGGTCGAAGTCGAGCCAGTGGTGGAACCACCCTTCACTCGGGGTGTAGTTGACGCCGAAGCGCACGGCAGCAGGCACAGGCATACGTGTCCTTGGACGCGGGGGAGGCGGAAGGAGTGCGCGGAGGTGGGAGGTCAGCCCTTGACGGCGCCCTCGCCGACGCCGCGGAAGAAGTACCGCTGGAGACAGGCGAACAGGACGATCAGCGGGGCCACGGCGATGATGGTGCCGGCCGCGACGAGGCGTTCGTCGTTGGCGAAGGTGCCGTGCAGATAGTTCAGGCCGATGGTCAGGGTGAACTTGGACGGATCGCTGAGCACGATGAGCGGCCAGAGGAAGTCGTCCCAGGAGAACATGAACGCGAAGATCGCGACGACGGCCAGGGTGCCCCGCACCGAGGGCAGCGCCACCCGCCAGAACCGCTGCCAGACGTTGGCGCCGTCGACGTATGCCGCCTCCTCGATCTCGAACGGCAGGTTGAGGAAGGCGTTGCGCATCAGCAGCACGTTGAGCGCACCGATGGAGCCGGGCAGGACGACGCCGAGGAGCGTGTTGTTCAGGTTGAGTTCCCGCATGGTCGTGAACTGGGCGATGATGATGCCCTCCGCGGGCACGAGCATGGCCAGGATGAACACCAGCGTGGCGGCCCGTCGGCCCCGGTAGCGCAGCCGGGCCAGCGCGTAGCCCGCGAGCGCCGAACCGACGCAGTTGGTGACGACGTTGGCGGCGGCCACCTTCAGGGAGTTCAGGACGTAGTCCCAGACCGGGATGGTGTCCGCGACCCGCGCGTAGTTGTGCAGGGTGGGATCGCCGGGCAAAAACTTCGGCGGGGAGGTGAAGATGTCCTCCGTCGGCCCCTTGAGGGACGTGGACAGCTGCCACAGGAACGGGCCGATGGTCAGCGCCAGTACGGCGAGCAGCAGCACGTAGCGCAGGGCCAGTTCCCAGCCGCGGACCCGGCGGCCGTGCTCGTCGGTGATCCGGCGGCGCTCACGGACCGGGGCGGGCGGCTTCTCGACGGTGCTCATGTCTCCTCCCTCCGGTCGGCGCGCAGCACCAGCAGCATCAGGACGACGGCGACGACGAAGACGACCAGTGAGAGGGCGGAGGCGTAGCCGACCCGGCCGGTGAGGCCCGTGCCGGTGCGCTGCACCAGCATGACCAGGGTGGTGTCCTCGCCCGCCGGGCCGCCGTTGGGGCCCGCCATCAGATACACCTCGGAGAACACCTTGAAGGCGGCGACCGAGGAGAGCGCGCCCACCAGCACCATCGTGGAGCGCAGGGCAGGCACCGTGACGGTGAGGAAGCGGCGCACCGCGCCCGCGCCGTCCACCGCGGCGGCCTCGTGCAGTTCGCGCGGCACGTTGGCGAGCGCCGCGAGATAGATGATCATGTAGTAGCCGAGGCCCTTCCACACGGTGACCGTCATCGCGCTGAGCAGCAGCAGCCACTGGTCGCTGAGGAAGCCGACCTTGCCCACCCCGACCGTTTCGAGGAGCGAGTTGACCAGTCCGCGCTCGTCCAGCAGCCACACCCAGATCAGCCCCACCACGACGATCGAGGCGACGACCGGGGTGTAGAAGGCGGACCGGAAGAAGGCGATGCCGGGGATGTTCCGCTGGACCAGCAGCGCGAGCAGCAACGGCAGGATCACCAGTGCCGGTACGACACCGAGGACGTACAGCGTGCTGTTGCGCAGCCCGATCCAGAACATGTCGTCGTGCAGCAGCTCACGGAAGTTGGCGAGCCCGACGAAGTGTCCGGGGACCAGGGTGCGGCGGTCGGTGAAGGAGTTGAGCACCGTGGAGACGAACGGGTACAGGATGAAGACGGCGGTGACGAGCAGCCCGGGTGCGGCGAACAGCCAGGGGCTGGTGGCCAGTTGGCGCCGCACCCGGACCGCCGGGCGCGGTGTCCGGCCGTCCGGACCGCCGGGGCGGGCCAGCCGGCCCAGGCGCCCCAGCGGACCCGGACGGCGGTCCGGGCGCCGGGGGCGGATGACGGTGGAGGTGGCCATCGGGTGCCTCAGCCCTGCTGCTGGAGCAGCCGGTCGCAGGCCTTCACGGCGTCGTCCAGTGCCTCCTTGGGGCTCTGCTTGCCCTGCAGCGCCCTGGCCACCGAGTTGCCCAGCTCCGTCTTCATCTGGTCGCTGAACAGCACCGGCGTGTAGTTCACCGCGGTCTTCAGCGACTTGGCGGAGGCCACCCGCACCCGCGTTACGTCGGTGCCGTCCTCCTTGGTGAAGTACGGGTCCTCCAGGGAGCCCGCGGTGCTGGGGAAGATGGCGACCTTCTTGGCGAACGACATCTGGTGCTCGGCGTCGGTGACGTAGTGCGCGAAGGCCACCGAGGCCGGCGTGTGCTCGGTCTTCGAGTTCACCATCACGCCCATCACGTACATGTTGACGTGGCCGGTGCTGGTGATCTGGTCGGTGATGCCGATGTTCTTGTACAAGTGCGGCGCCTGCTTCTTGAAGTTGCCGAGGTCCAGGGCGCTGCCGGGGTTCATGGCGACGGCCTCGGTGAGGAACTTCCGGCCCGACGACTCGGGGGTGGCGGTCAGGGCCTGCGAGTCGAGGGCCTTGGCGTCGTACAGCTCCTTGTACTTGGTGAGGAGTTCGACTCCCTTGGCGTCGTTGAAGGTGAACCCGGTGCCCTCCTTGTTCATCAGCGGGACCCCGTACCGGCCGAAGTCCTCGATGGTGGGCACGTTGGCGAGGGTGGCGACCTTGCCGTCGGTCTTGTCGGAGATCTTCAGCGCGTCGGCGAAGAGTTCGTCGTACGTCTTCGGCGGCTGGTCCGGGTCGAGGCCGGCCTTCTCGAACAGCGCCTTGTTGTAGAAGAGCGGGCCGGTGTTGAGGTACCAGGGGAAGGCGTACGTGCCGTTCATGCCCGGGATCTGGTGGCTCGCCCAGGCGCCGGACAGGTACTCCTTCTTGTACTTCGACGCGGCCTTGTCCAGGTCGAGCGCGAGACCGGCCTTGGCGAGCGGGGCGACCAGGTCGGGGGAGACGTTGACGACATCGGGCAGGGTGCCGCCGGCCGCGTCCGCGCTGATCTTGTCGGCGTAGCCCTCGGCGGGCTGGTCCACCCACTTCACATGGGTGCCCGGGTACTTCTTCTCGAAGTCGGAGATCAGTCCCTCGAAGTACGACTTGAAGTTGGCCCGGAGGTTCCAGGTCTGGAACGTGATGTCGCCCTCGACCTTTCCGGAGGCGTCGGTCGAACCGCCTGAGTCGTCCCCGGAGCCGCAGGCACTCAGCGGCAGGACGACGGCGACGGCGGCAGCGGCGGCGAGGGCTCTGCGGGAGAGGGGCACGGTGACACGGCTCCCTTGCGGTGTCGGAAAAGGTGACGGCAGCGACCCTGCCGCGCACCGCCGAGCCGCGTCAATGGATTAGGCCGAGCTAAATGCATTAGTAGCCCGTCCACGCAGGTCAGCGGTTTGCGGGTGCGCCCTTGCGGGAGATCGCTAATGCGCTTTAGCCTTGATCGCTGAAGCGCATTAGTTCCGCCGGGGTGTTGTATGTTGCGCGGCAGGTTCTCCGAACCGTTCTCCGAAAAGTTCTCCGACCCGGGCGAGAGGGAGTGGCACCGATGCCGGCCAGACGGTCACCGGCGCGCCGGCCGACGATGAAGGACATCGCGCGGCGCGCGGGGGTCTCCGAGAGCGCGGTCTCCTTCGCGCTCAACGGACGCCCCGGAGTCTCGGAGGTCACCCGCGAACGGGTGCGCCGGGTCGCGGAGCAGCTCGGCTGGCGGCCCAGTACGGCCGCCCGTCAGCTCTCCGGGGAGGGCGCGGCCACCGTCGGCTTCGTCGTGGCCCGCCCCGCCGACACACTCGGCGTCGACTCGTTCTTCCTGCAGCTCATCTCGGGCATCCAGGAGGTCCTGGCCGAGCGTCATCTCGGGCTGCTGTTCCAGGTGGTGGAGAGCGTCGAGGACGAGTGCGCGGTCTACCGCCGCTGGTGGGCCGAGCACCGGGTGGACGGCGTGCTGGTGGTCGACCCGCGCGCCGACGACCCCCGGCCCGACCTCCTCGGCGAACTCGGCCTGCCCGCCGTGGTGATCGGCGGCGGCCCCGACGCCCGCCGGCCGGGCACCTCCACGGTGTGGGCCGACGACGCGGGCGCGATGGCCGCGCTGGTGGACCGGCTGTACGCGCTCGGGCACCGGCGCATCGTGCACATCGCCGGGCTGCCCCAGCTCGCCCACACCGAGCGCCGGATGCGGGCCCTGCGCACCGAGGCCGCGCGGCACGGCCCGGCGGCCGAGGTCCACTCCGTCACCACCGACTACTCCGACGCGGAGAGCGCCGCCGCCACCCGCCGCGTGCTGGCCGCCGCGGCGCCCCCGACCGCGCTCGTCTACGACAACGACGTGATGGCCGTCGCCGGGCTCGCCGCCGCCACGGAACGGGGCTTCGCCGTGCCGGCGGACCTCTCGGTGGTGTCCTGGGAGGACTCCGCCCTCTGCCGACTGGTCAAGCCCTGGCTGTCGGCCCTGTCCCGCGACACCGTCGGCTTCGGCCGCACCGCCGCGGGCGAGCTGATGGCCCTGCTGGACGGCGGCCCGGCGCGGACGGTGCAGGTGCCGGTGCCACGCCTGATCGAACGGGACAGCACGAGTGAGGCGCGCGGGGCGTGAGGCGTGTGAGGGCTGAGCGGGTGTGCGGCCCGGCCGCGGGGCCGACATGAGTCACCGCCGGCGGCCCCCCCCCGGACATGACTTCGTCCAGGACCCGCCCCCCGTAGCGGGTCCTGGCAAGGGCACCACCATGACCGGCGCGGACGCCGTGCGCCATGCGTAGAAGTGCGTATGGGCGCCGGACGGCGGGGCCTGGCAGAGTCGGGGGACGAGGCAACGCGGGCGGTTCGGGGCCTCAGGCGCCGGGGGCGGGCACCGGCAGCAGACCGAGGCGCTGCGCCCTGAGGACGGTGTCGACGCGGTCCCGGGTGCCGAGCTTGCGGTACAGGTTCTCGACGTGCTTGTGCACGGTACGGGGGGAGATGCCGAGCCGGCGGCCGATCGCGTCCGCGGTCAGCGCCTCGGCGAGCAGCAGCAGGACGGTGACCTCGCGGGGGGTGAGGCGGCACTCGGCGGTCAGGTCCTCGAGGGCGGGGGAGCGGTCCTCGTGGGCGGCGGTCCGGTTCTCGTACGCGGCGGCGCGTGACGGCCGTCCGGCGTCCGTGGGCTGCTCGCCCCCGACCGTGGTCGCGCGCCAGCGGCCCAGCAGTCTGCGCTGCTCCTCGACCGCCGCGAGCAGGGGCTGGATCTGCTCCGCGAGCCGCAGCTCGTCCTCGGTGAAGTCCGCGCCCGGGCGGTAGAGGAGGCAGCCGGTGACGGGGGCGGCCGGCCGGGGCAGGGGAATGCCCAGGACGTGGTCGGCGTCCATGACCCGGCCGAGCATGTCCGCCGTCGGCGAGGCGGACCAGGCACGCCCGGCGGCCCGGTGCGCGGTCACCGGCGTCCGGTCCGCGCCGGTCCCGTAGTGCTGCGCGAAGGGGTACCCCTCGCGCAGCAGTGTCAGGGCGTCCACGCCGAGCGACTCGGGCGGCAGGGCGGCCGGGAGGCCGATCTCCCCTTCCGTGCCGTCCCACTCGCCGAGCTTGTAGATCAGGGATTCGCCACCGCACAGCCCGGGCAGTGTCCCGGCCACCAGGGGCCACATCTGGTCGGGATCGCGCTCGTGCAGCGCCGCCACCGCCAGCGACAGCATGCGCTCGTAGGCACCGCCCGGCACGCCTGACATCCGCCCTCTCGCCTTCTCACCCGCACATTCGCCCACCAACCTAAGCGACGGCGCGGGGACGGGGCGAAACGGTGTGCGGGGGAGCCGCGTCTTCACCCGGCCTCGCGCCCGCACAAGGTGCTGTGGTTCAGCTCACCTCCCAGGGTGGCAAGCGGTGGAACAAACCCGCGTCCACGGCCGTTCCTACCTACGTGACTGCGGAGGGAACAGTGTCCCCGGGCCTCACCCTCCGCCCATGGGGAAGATCGTTCGGCTGAAGCCCCATGGAGCCATTCGCCGCGAGGCGACCGCCCTCCGTATGTCACCCTGAACGAGCCCCGGCCGGCCTCCCCCGTCCGGCCGGGGCTCTTTTTTCTGCCCGGAGGCGGGGTACCCGTCGCGGAATGTCGACGAAGCGGCGCGCAAGGGCAGAGGCGCGGGGCGTGTCCCTCTGCGGCTCCGCCGCGCGGGCGCGACCAGCCACGACCTCCCCGCAGCCGCCCACGCACCATTCGTGGCAGCCCCGTAGGCGAGCAACACCCGACGTGAACCTCCTCGGCTCCGGCCGACCGGGTCCGGACGGCCGACTGATCGTGCTCGTCCCCGGCCTCGGCGCCCCCGGCTACCTCCTGCGCACCACCCGCCGCTGCGCCGCCCACGGCCCCGTACGGCTGCTGGACCTCCCCGGCTACGACGACCCCGGGGGCCCCGTCTGCCCCTCGGCCCTGGCACCGCTCGCCGCCACGGTGGCCCGGTGGCTGACCGGCACCGCCGGGCCGCCCGTCGTGCTCGCCGGGCACTCCACCGGCGCCCAGGTCGCGCTCCGCGCGGCCACGCTGGCTCCGGAGCGGGTGCACGCCCTGGTGCTGCTGGCCCCCACCTTCCCGCCCGCGCTCAGGCGCCCGCTGCCGCTTGCGCGCGCGTTCGCCCGTACCGCCTGGTGGGAGTCGCCCGCCGTGCTGCCCACGCTGCTGCCCTCCTACGCCCGGGCCGGCGTCCCCCGCCTCGTGCGGTACCTCCGCTCGGCCCAGGCCGACGCCCCCGAGGACACCCTGCCCACGGTCACCCACCCGGTCACCGTGGCCGGTGGCGAGCACGACGCGCTCAGTCCGCCCGACTGGATCCGCACCCTGGCCGACCGCGCCCCGCACGGCACGCCCGTCCTCCTCCCCGGCGCCCACGCCTTCCCGCACGCCGACCCGCACACCACGGCCGCCCTGCTGACCCGCGCGGCGGGTGGCCGGGCGGACGACTGGTGAGCGCCGCCCCGGGTACCCCACCCCCCTCACGGAGCCGAAGCACGCGCGACACCAGGGAGCGGGCCATGGGCCGGAACGGACCACCGCGGGCGGACGACGACACCGCCCGCCTGCGCGCCACCGCCGCGGACGTCTTCGGCTGGGACCGCCTCCACCCCGCCCAGCTCACCGCCATGGAGGCGGTGCTGGCCGGTACCGACACCCTCGTCGTGATGCCGACCGGCTCCGGGAAGTCCGCGATCTACCAGGTGCCCGGCGTCCTCCTGGACGGCCCGGTCGTGGTCGTCTCGCCGCTGCTGGCGCTGCAGCGCGACCAGATCGCGGGACTGCCGGCGGGCACCGGCGCCGTCGCCGTCAACTCCGACCTCACCGCCGCGCGGACCGAGGAGGCCTGGCAGGCGGTCGAACGGGGCGAGGCCCGCTTCGTCTACGTCTCCCCGGAGCAGCTCGCCAAGGACGACGTCCTCGACC
The DNA window shown above is from Streptomyces sp. NBC_00670 and carries:
- a CDS encoding carbohydrate ABC transporter permease, translating into MSTVEKPPAPVRERRRITDEHGRRVRGWELALRYVLLLAVLALTIGPFLWQLSTSLKGPTEDIFTSPPKFLPGDPTLHNYARVADTIPVWDYVLNSLKVAAANVVTNCVGSALAGYALARLRYRGRRAATLVFILAMLVPAEGIIIAQFTTMRELNLNNTLLGVVLPGSIGALNVLLMRNAFLNLPFEIEEAAYVDGANVWQRFWRVALPSVRGTLAVVAIFAFMFSWDDFLWPLIVLSDPSKFTLTIGLNYLHGTFANDERLVAAGTIIAVAPLIVLFACLQRYFFRGVGEGAVKG
- a CDS encoding alpha/beta fold hydrolase; the encoded protein is MNLLGSGRPGPDGRLIVLVPGLGAPGYLLRTTRRCAAHGPVRLLDLPGYDDPGGPVCPSALAPLAATVARWLTGTAGPPVVLAGHSTGAQVALRAATLAPERVHALVLLAPTFPPALRRPLPLARAFARTAWWESPAVLPTLLPSYARAGVPRLVRYLRSAQADAPEDTLPTVTHPVTVAGGEHDALSPPDWIRTLADRAPHGTPVLLPGAHAFPHADPHTTAALLTRAAGGRADDW
- a CDS encoding helix-turn-helix transcriptional regulator, which produces MSGVPGGAYERMLSLAVAALHERDPDQMWPLVAGTLPGLCGGESLIYKLGEWDGTEGEIGLPAALPPESLGVDALTLLREGYPFAQHYGTGADRTPVTAHRAAGRAWSASPTADMLGRVMDADHVLGIPLPRPAAPVTGCLLYRPGADFTEDELRLAEQIQPLLAAVEEQRRLLGRWRATTVGGEQPTDAGRPSRAAAYENRTAAHEDRSPALEDLTAECRLTPREVTVLLLLAEALTADAIGRRLGISPRTVHKHVENLYRKLGTRDRVDTVLRAQRLGLLPVPAPGA
- a CDS encoding ABC transporter substrate-binding protein; this encodes MPLSRRALAAAAAVAVVLPLSACGSGDDSGGSTDASGKVEGDITFQTWNLRANFKSYFEGLISDFEKKYPGTHVKWVDQPAEGYADKISADAAGGTLPDVVNVSPDLVAPLAKAGLALDLDKAASKYKKEYLSGAWASHQIPGMNGTYAFPWYLNTGPLFYNKALFEKAGLDPDQPPKTYDELFADALKISDKTDGKVATLANVPTIEDFGRYGVPLMNKEGTGFTFNDAKGVELLTKYKELYDAKALDSQALTATPESSGRKFLTEAVAMNPGSALDLGNFKKQAPHLYKNIGITDQITSTGHVNMYVMGVMVNSKTEHTPASVAFAHYVTDAEHQMSFAKKVAIFPSTAGSLEDPYFTKEDGTDVTRVRVASAKSLKTAVNYTPVLFSDQMKTELGNSVARALQGKQSPKEALDDAVKACDRLLQQQG
- a CDS encoding LacI family DNA-binding transcriptional regulator, which gives rise to MPARRSPARRPTMKDIARRAGVSESAVSFALNGRPGVSEVTRERVRRVAEQLGWRPSTAARQLSGEGAATVGFVVARPADTLGVDSFFLQLISGIQEVLAERHLGLLFQVVESVEDECAVYRRWWAEHRVDGVLVVDPRADDPRPDLLGELGLPAVVIGGGPDARRPGTSTVWADDAGAMAALVDRLYALGHRRIVHIAGLPQLAHTERRMRALRTEAARHGPAAEVHSVTTDYSDAESAAATRRVLAAAAPPTALVYDNDVMAVAGLAAATERGFAVPADLSVVSWEDSALCRLVKPWLSALSRDTVGFGRTAAGELMALLDGGPARTVQVPVPRLIERDSTSEARGA
- a CDS encoding carbohydrate ABC transporter permease, producing the protein MATSTVIRPRRPDRRPGPLGRLGRLARPGGPDGRTPRPAVRVRRQLATSPWLFAAPGLLVTAVFILYPFVSTVLNSFTDRRTLVPGHFVGLANFRELLHDDMFWIGLRNSTLYVLGVVPALVILPLLLALLVQRNIPGIAFFRSAFYTPVVASIVVVGLIWVWLLDERGLVNSLLETVGVGKVGFLSDQWLLLLSAMTVTVWKGLGYYMIIYLAALANVPRELHEAAAVDGAGAVRRFLTVTVPALRSTMVLVGALSSVAAFKVFSEVYLMAGPNGGPAGEDTTLVMLVQRTGTGLTGRVGYASALSLVVFVVAVVLMLLVLRADRREET
- a CDS encoding glycoside hydrolase 5 family protein, with amino-acid sequence MRFGVNYTPSEGWFHHWLDFDLDSVRADLDSVAALGADHIRVFPLWPYFQPNRTLIRPRAVEDLVRLVDAATERGLDVNVDGLQGHLSSFDYLPAWTRTWHRRNLFTDPEVLDGQAAYLRTLAAALAGRPGFLGMTLGNEVNQFSAGPHPDPDRATSEQIDAWLTRMLAACAEGAPGALHLHAEYDATWYQDDMPFTPAQAARHGAMTAVHSWVFDGTAQRHGRASVPTEHHAAYLIELSKAWADDVRRPVWLQEVGAPAPLVPAEHAAAFTEATIAAALDCPGLWGVTWWCSHDVSRDLADFPELEYGLGLLTNDRRPKPSAEVFARAVREHTYAPKPRTTALVVPADPAARSRCAPGGAVFEAFFRLTADGARPTTVLDSRADDADHLAARGITEVVTPDEVLPQP